A genomic window from Haladaptatus caseinilyticus includes:
- a CDS encoding DUF7503 family protein, with the protein MSQDDAKGLAQNPRMIGALFTLSVLLTQAGSALAGTYPGP; encoded by the coding sequence ATGTCACAAGATGATGCAAAAGGGCTCGCACAGAACCCACGAATGATCGGCGCACTGTTCACACTCAGCGTGCTACTAACGCAAGCGGGTAGCGCTTTGGCTGGAACGTATCCCGGCCCATAG
- a CDS encoding nucleotide-binding protein codes for MVEAFAVASGKGGTGKTTSTLSLGMALAEEYDVTVVDADTGMANLLFHAGLTDVETTLHDLLIEGSDAAVEDAVYEQFGMRVVPCGTSLSAFERADPDRLQDVVAELASKTDVLLLDSPAALGSKSAILPIVLADRIVVVLQPTIPSLSDGLKVQEYARSYGTGTAGVLFNKVHADENVAAIAEKSERYFDGPTLAKVPDDDAARAARQAGKPLLAHAPESPAARAYRDAAASLDVRSGESTAVAERFRSAVIPDSP; via the coding sequence ATGGTCGAGGCGTTTGCGGTCGCGAGCGGCAAAGGCGGGACTGGAAAGACCACGAGTACGCTTTCGCTCGGAATGGCGCTGGCAGAGGAGTACGATGTAACAGTGGTCGATGCTGATACGGGAATGGCGAATCTCCTGTTCCACGCGGGTCTTACCGATGTAGAAACGACACTCCACGATCTCCTCATCGAAGGGAGCGACGCGGCGGTCGAAGATGCGGTTTACGAGCAGTTCGGGATGCGTGTCGTGCCGTGTGGCACGAGTCTCTCCGCATTCGAGCGTGCCGACCCGGATCGACTGCAAGATGTGGTTGCTGAACTCGCGTCGAAAACGGACGTGCTGTTACTCGATTCGCCCGCAGCCCTCGGGAGCAAGAGTGCAATTCTTCCGATCGTCCTCGCCGACCGTATCGTCGTCGTTCTCCAACCCACGATTCCGTCGCTCAGCGACGGTCTGAAGGTCCAAGAGTATGCTCGTTCTTACGGAACCGGGACCGCAGGTGTGCTGTTCAACAAGGTCCACGCCGACGAGAACGTGGCCGCGATTGCAGAGAAAAGCGAGCGCTACTTCGACGGGCCAACGCTCGCCAAGGTTCCGGACGACGACGCGGCACGTGCGGCACGACAGGCGGGAAAACCGCTCCTCGCACATGCGCCCGAAAGCCCAGCGGCACGAGCATATCGAGATGCCGCTGCCAGCCTCGACGTTCGGTCGGGTGAATCGACCGCCGTCGCGGAGCGCTTTCGGAGCGCGGTCATCCCCGATTCGCCATGA
- a CDS encoding sensor histidine kinase, with the protein MVSDARESDYLVVVHENFTQRKVAELEAERRTEELQEFARLLSHDLRNPLAVAQGSAKILAMDIEDDYLDDVLSSLLRMEAIIDDALSLMRYGTEGRDKEPIRLNKLTEHAWSNVETGSVSFARTNDRMLDGYPDLLEHVFENMFRNTIEHGEATTITIGTTEHGFYVEDDGTGIPDGMRSKVFEMGYTTQKNGTGFGLAIVENLVKSHGWSITVGEGDTSGARFEVFTNPVVPNS; encoded by the coding sequence ATGGTTTCTGATGCACGCGAGTCGGACTATCTCGTCGTCGTACACGAGAACTTCACCCAGCGAAAGGTCGCGGAACTGGAAGCCGAGCGCCGAACCGAGGAACTGCAGGAGTTCGCAAGACTTCTCTCACACGATCTTCGTAACCCGCTCGCAGTAGCGCAAGGGTCGGCGAAGATACTGGCGATGGATATCGAGGACGATTATCTCGATGACGTTCTCTCATCGCTCCTGCGAATGGAAGCCATCATCGATGACGCCCTTTCCCTCATGCGGTACGGTACTGAGGGGCGCGATAAGGAACCGATCCGACTCAACAAATTGACCGAACATGCGTGGTCGAACGTCGAAACGGGATCGGTGTCTTTCGCGCGCACAAACGATCGTATGCTCGACGGCTACCCGGATTTGCTGGAACACGTCTTCGAAAACATGTTTCGAAACACCATCGAACACGGCGAGGCGACAACTATCACAATCGGGACGACCGAACACGGATTTTACGTCGAAGACGATGGGACAGGCATTCCGGACGGAATGCGCAGTAAGGTGTTCGAGATGGGGTATACGACGCAGAAAAACGGGACCGGATTCGGGTTGGCCATCGTCGAGAATCTGGTGAAATCTCACGGGTGGTCGATTACGGTCGGAGAGGGGGATACGAGTGGCGCGAGGTTCGAAGTATTCACAAATCCCGTGGTCCCGAACAGTTGA
- a CDS encoding PKD domain-containing protein — protein sequence MTTTRRTFLTAVGCTGLLGLGAAQSGGDSGADLSRDSFTLMGGTEDATKVYVTTASESGPTALVVGGMHGNEEGGYLAAERVAQWDIERGTLVVIPKTNAEAVAEDARTANGEDDLNRQFPTGQEPTTELARAIWGVVEEYDPDVVIDLHESVGIYDGDLVGGVGQVIFTSWDEAASSDAKKAADYLNENYVSRDEYEFSIGAFSSPSNEPSGLFAHKAARDADALAFLAEVTSKDTGIDKRVQWHTKLVQQLVEEEILTTSGDGEDENNEEDGNEDDDGTDGEDGETGDEQNEAPVAHIQTAPNVGGGSVERGETVTLDASASEDGDGEIVEYMWDLDGDGSFETDGESTEMTPSECGSYRVTLQVTDDKGAMATDEVVISVV from the coding sequence ATGACCACTACACGACGTACGTTCTTGACTGCTGTCGGTTGCACAGGACTCCTCGGCCTCGGTGCGGCACAGAGCGGTGGCGATAGCGGCGCTGACCTCTCCCGCGATTCGTTCACGCTCATGGGCGGAACAGAAGATGCGACGAAGGTCTACGTAACTACGGCCAGCGAATCCGGACCGACCGCGCTTGTCGTCGGCGGAATGCACGGCAACGAAGAGGGAGGGTACCTCGCCGCCGAACGAGTCGCACAATGGGATATCGAACGTGGAACGCTAGTCGTGATTCCGAAAACGAACGCCGAAGCCGTCGCGGAAGACGCGCGCACTGCGAACGGCGAGGACGACCTGAACCGCCAGTTCCCGACCGGTCAGGAACCGACGACTGAACTCGCCCGTGCCATCTGGGGCGTCGTCGAGGAGTACGATCCCGATGTCGTCATCGACCTTCACGAATCGGTCGGTATCTACGATGGAGACCTCGTCGGCGGGGTCGGACAGGTGATCTTCACTTCGTGGGACGAAGCGGCGTCAAGCGACGCGAAAAAGGCTGCCGACTATCTCAACGAAAACTACGTCTCGCGCGACGAGTACGAGTTCTCGATCGGAGCGTTCTCCTCGCCGTCGAACGAACCGAGCGGACTGTTCGCCCACAAGGCCGCACGTGATGCCGACGCCCTCGCCTTCCTGGCCGAAGTGACATCCAAGGACACGGGAATCGACAAGCGAGTGCAGTGGCACACCAAACTCGTTCAACAACTCGTCGAGGAGGAAATCCTCACCACGTCCGGGGACGGCGAAGACGAAAACAATGAGGAGGACGGAAACGAGGATGACGACGGAACTGACGGCGAGGACGGCGAAACCGGTGACGAGCAGAACGAAGCACCTGTCGCGCATATTCAAACGGCGCCAAACGTTGGTGGCGGGTCAGTCGAACGGGGTGAGACTGTGACACTGGACGCCTCCGCATCGGAAGACGGTGATGGCGAAATCGTAGAATACATGTGGGACCTCGACGGCGACGGTTCGTTCGAAACTGACGGCGAGTCTACCGAAATGACGCCGTCCGAGTGTGGAAGTTACCGAGTCACCTTGCAGGTAACCGACGACAAAGGTGCGATGGCGACCGACGAAGTCGTCATCTCCGTCGTCTGA
- a CDS encoding DUF4352 domain-containing protein, protein MKRRTFIGWTAGAVFLAGCSSSGDDTGSSTTGTEQSTTKRATGTTAGETTASKTTADGTTTETTTSESSTTTDETRTVAFGESATVGDGLEVAVTEANTSGSYEHGETTTKSGAEKTFLVVTFETKNSAQSAQSLPEGTAASVRTNEGQYELADAATERWQQYVSTSVRSGESASATVAFEVPKDAASSFDLAVVVSYSESGTKRVVQWRMD, encoded by the coding sequence ATGAAACGTCGAACGTTTATCGGATGGACGGCGGGTGCGGTCTTTCTCGCGGGATGCTCCTCCAGCGGAGACGACACCGGTTCATCGACGACCGGAACTGAGCAATCGACAACGAAACGAGCGACCGGCACCACGGCGGGCGAAACCACCGCCTCCAAAACGACGGCGGACGGCACGACAACCGAAACGACAACGTCGGAATCGTCCACGACGACGGACGAGACACGAACCGTCGCTTTCGGTGAGTCCGCGACTGTTGGCGACGGTCTCGAAGTCGCCGTCACCGAGGCGAACACGTCAGGTTCGTACGAGCATGGGGAGACGACGACGAAATCGGGTGCCGAAAAGACGTTCCTCGTCGTAACGTTCGAGACGAAAAACTCCGCACAGTCCGCCCAGTCACTGCCCGAAGGAACGGCGGCGTCTGTGCGGACGAACGAGGGACAGTACGAATTGGCCGATGCGGCAACCGAACGGTGGCAACAGTACGTTTCGACGTCGGTACGCTCGGGCGAGTCGGCGTCAGCGACCGTCGCCTTCGAAGTGCCGAAGGACGCAGCTTCTTCGTTCGATCTCGCAGTGGTGGTGTCGTACAGCGAATCGGGAACGAAACGGGTCGTTCAGTGGCGCATGGATTGA
- a CDS encoding creatininase family protein, whose translation MTVRLDYEEYDLGGMTWEDAEDAIPDADFVVLPTGSVEQHSIHLPVTVDTLRAEALSRELVESAPEHDLSMVRLPTLPYGYSEHHMNYAGTITLSGETYQRVIMEIAQSMAEHGAKRLVLLNCHGGNRPPMKLAGDRIQRDYGVKTFFVHWTDFARERLKERFGEEWGHAGDHETSVIELFYPDLVKADKKEPQTRKARFKARQYTYYDDITEQGGRGDPTESDAEFLAEVVEETTGKILSALKEDMNQE comes from the coding sequence ATGACCGTCCGTCTCGATTACGAGGAGTACGACCTCGGTGGGATGACGTGGGAGGATGCCGAAGATGCGATCCCGGACGCCGACTTTGTCGTTCTACCGACTGGAAGCGTCGAACAACATTCGATCCATCTGCCGGTCACCGTCGACACGCTCCGGGCCGAAGCCCTCTCGCGTGAACTGGTCGAATCCGCACCGGAACACGACCTATCCATGGTACGACTGCCGACACTACCCTACGGCTACTCCGAACACCACATGAACTACGCCGGGACGATTACGCTGTCGGGAGAGACGTATCAGCGCGTCATCATGGAAATCGCACAGTCGATGGCGGAACACGGCGCGAAACGACTCGTCCTGCTCAACTGCCACGGCGGCAACCGCCCGCCGATGAAGCTCGCTGGCGACCGTATCCAGCGCGACTACGGCGTGAAAACGTTCTTCGTTCACTGGACGGATTTCGCCCGCGAAAGACTGAAAGAGCGATTCGGTGAGGAGTGGGGTCACGCGGGCGACCACGAGACGAGCGTCATCGAGCTATTCTACCCCGACCTCGTGAAAGCCGACAAAAAGGAGCCACAGACCCGAAAAGCGAGGTTCAAAGCCCGACAGTACACGTACTACGATGACATCACGGAACAGGGCGGACGTGGCGATCCGACCGAATCCGATGCTGAGTTTCTGGCGGAAGTCGTCGAGGAGACGACCGGAAAAATCCTGTCCGCGCTGAAAGAGGACATGAACCAGGAGTGA
- a CDS encoding M28 family metallopeptidase, producing MKTVPTTIVGDAYTSSHHWNLLCDLVDLDNRMAGQQGEIEGAALVKDAFESHGLRDASITEFEIPGWWRGSSSLTVERERTHEFDAQHETVALPGTPSGDVSAELIDVGDGLPEDFENADVEGKIVMASSLTPDEYGRWIHRGEKYGAAVRGGAAGFLFRNHLDGNLPPTGSIGNEDGSGDIPAVGVSKEVGHRLVRYCEDGEPTARLTVDCRNEPTNSRNIEAVVGPETDEEVLVTAHVDAHDVGEGANDNGVGTVLVAEIGRLLVEMEDELDTKVRCLVFGAEEVGLYGAYHWAETHDLDSVKCIFNMDGAGYSRTADVYTHGFEPIGDAFAEVRDELGVPVEINAGIRPHSDHWPFVQNGVAGAQARSIADDSGRGWGHTHGDTLDKLDRRDLRDLAVVFTAGVVKLADGSREISSKPVAEVRDATIEQGYEEGMRNAGNWPFEGDEAETTAGAMAKGDR from the coding sequence ATGAAAACAGTACCCACGACAATAGTTGGCGATGCGTACACCAGTTCGCATCATTGGAATCTCCTCTGTGATCTCGTCGATTTGGACAATCGGATGGCCGGACAACAAGGCGAAATCGAAGGCGCGGCGTTAGTGAAAGACGCGTTCGAGTCACATGGCCTGCGAGACGCCTCGATAACCGAATTCGAGATTCCCGGTTGGTGGCGGGGGTCCAGTTCGCTAACCGTCGAACGCGAGCGAACCCACGAGTTCGATGCACAGCACGAGACGGTCGCTCTCCCGGGAACGCCGAGCGGCGACGTGAGCGCCGAACTGATCGATGTCGGTGATGGACTGCCGGAGGATTTCGAGAACGCCGATGTGGAGGGAAAAATCGTGATGGCGTCCAGTCTCACACCGGACGAGTACGGACGGTGGATTCACCGTGGGGAGAAATACGGCGCGGCAGTGCGCGGCGGTGCGGCCGGGTTCCTCTTTCGAAACCACCTCGACGGCAACCTTCCACCAACGGGAAGTATCGGCAACGAAGACGGCTCGGGGGATATCCCTGCGGTCGGCGTCTCGAAAGAGGTCGGCCATCGATTGGTTCGTTACTGCGAGGATGGCGAACCGACCGCCCGACTGACCGTCGACTGTCGAAACGAACCGACGAACTCCCGAAACATCGAGGCGGTCGTCGGTCCGGAAACGGACGAAGAGGTCCTCGTGACCGCCCACGTCGATGCGCACGACGTGGGCGAGGGTGCGAACGACAACGGCGTTGGCACCGTGCTCGTCGCCGAAATCGGACGACTGCTCGTCGAAATGGAGGACGAACTCGACACGAAGGTTCGCTGTCTCGTCTTCGGCGCGGAGGAAGTCGGCCTCTACGGGGCGTATCACTGGGCCGAAACCCACGACCTCGATTCGGTGAAATGCATCTTCAACATGGACGGTGCGGGCTACTCCCGGACCGCCGACGTGTACACGCATGGCTTCGAGCCCATCGGGGACGCGTTCGCGGAAGTGCGCGACGAACTGGGCGTTCCGGTCGAAATAAACGCGGGAATCCGCCCACATAGCGACCACTGGCCGTTCGTTCAGAACGGCGTTGCGGGTGCACAAGCACGGTCCATCGCCGACGACAGCGGACGGGGATGGGGACACACCCACGGTGACACCCTCGACAAGCTCGACCGCCGTGACCTTCGCGACCTCGCCGTCGTCTTCACTGCAGGAGTCGTCAAACTCGCGGACGGGTCCCGCGAAATCTCCTCGAAACCGGTCGCGGAAGTTCGTGATGCGACCATCGAACAGGGGTACGAGGAAGGGATGCGAAACGCCGGAAACTGGCCGTTCGAGGGTGACGAAGCCGAAACAACCGCGGGAGCGATGGCGAAGGGTGACCGATGA
- a CDS encoding metallopeptidase TldD-related protein: protein MEGFTQSIDTAEWVLSRLESEESVAYAEVGSIDRESTDGSVIPAEVRSATDLSQAGVWWRLFADGSADYRYATSFETDHLEDLIERSIRSATVLDQRTSARYDRGTVHRAVHSGWTVGGSLGDFDAAEKLERVRSALADTTEGLSLDRANVSYRDDRIESTVLTTTGTTVRTTLERASVDVVFDPFDAPKVQRHFGSTAGSSFLESLPGRFEELATDVRRYVNWPTTDETPDFGETSEVVFGPRASAELFHHLMHYLEIDSVYLGSSPFSVGDRLGPPGLTIEDGVRSGSWASRAFDAEGRPTTPVTLVSDGIVRNHLHDMVSAIEEGTTPAGSVVPSLGHERPPRIHARHLDVAADETAPSRSDGADLYVESVEPPRIENEATRTKRESSMPPSVLYAKDIAETTPSEFENEADEQVFVFPIRLGNTIHDGERAGMITEGSVVVSLSDVRSISGVGIERETVTGTCSKHRSMLPYAVTAPAVRLAARVRTE from the coding sequence ATGGAAGGATTTACGCAGAGCATCGACACCGCGGAGTGGGTGCTATCACGACTCGAATCCGAGGAGTCGGTCGCCTACGCCGAGGTCGGATCTATCGACAGGGAAAGCACCGACGGGTCGGTGATTCCGGCGGAGGTACGGTCCGCGACCGACCTCTCACAGGCCGGTGTGTGGTGGCGACTGTTCGCGGACGGGAGTGCCGACTACCGATACGCTACCTCGTTCGAAACCGACCACCTCGAGGATCTCATCGAACGGTCGATACGGTCGGCGACCGTTCTCGACCAGCGAACCTCGGCACGATACGACCGTGGGACGGTTCACCGAGCGGTGCATTCCGGATGGACGGTAGGTGGGTCGCTCGGCGATTTCGATGCGGCGGAAAAGCTGGAACGGGTTCGATCAGCACTCGCGGATACGACCGAAGGCCTGTCGCTCGACCGAGCGAACGTCTCCTATCGCGACGACCGAATCGAGAGTACCGTATTGACCACGACTGGGACGACGGTTCGAACGACCCTCGAACGTGCGTCGGTGGACGTGGTTTTCGACCCGTTCGATGCGCCGAAGGTCCAGCGCCACTTCGGAAGCACTGCCGGGTCGTCGTTTCTGGAGTCGCTTCCGGGACGTTTCGAGGAGCTTGCGACCGACGTCAGACGGTATGTAAACTGGCCGACGACCGACGAGACTCCCGATTTCGGGGAAACGAGCGAAGTCGTTTTCGGTCCGCGGGCGTCGGCGGAGCTGTTTCACCATCTCATGCACTATCTCGAAATCGATTCCGTCTACTTAGGGTCGAGTCCGTTCTCGGTGGGTGACCGACTCGGTCCACCCGGTCTCACCATCGAGGACGGTGTTCGTTCCGGGTCGTGGGCGAGCAGGGCGTTCGACGCGGAGGGACGGCCGACCACGCCGGTGACGCTCGTTTCCGATGGGATCGTTCGGAATCATCTTCACGATATGGTTTCCGCCATCGAGGAGGGGACGACACCGGCGGGTTCGGTCGTCCCGAGTCTCGGTCACGAGCGACCGCCGAGGATCCACGCGCGACATCTCGATGTGGCCGCCGACGAAACGGCACCGTCGCGGAGCGACGGTGCCGACCTGTACGTGGAGTCGGTCGAACCACCGCGAATCGAAAACGAGGCGACCAGAACGAAACGGGAGAGTTCCATGCCGCCGAGTGTTCTGTACGCGAAAGACATCGCCGAGACGACGCCTAGCGAGTTCGAAAACGAAGCGGACGAGCAGGTGTTCGTGTTTCCGATACGTCTCGGAAACACGATACACGACGGGGAGCGGGCGGGTATGATCACCGAGGGTTCCGTCGTCGTGTCGCTCTCGGACGTTCGTTCCATTTCCGGCGTCGGCATCGAGCGCGAGACGGTGACAGGAACGTGTTCCAAACATCGGTCGATGCTCCCCTACGCGGTCACCGCTCCGGCAGTTCGACTCGCTGCGCGCGTTCGAACAGAGTGA
- a CDS encoding ABC transporter substrate-binding protein has product MANDNKDVGRRDFLKYSTAAGLGGMTALAGCSGSDGNGDGSGSSGNTLPQYTYLNNPANYNPARHDAINLIGEQLNQLGFNTKVQVFEWGTLYTKITEEFNYSFATWSRGLGIDPGRRMPEQFHSSNTGKGQGNFTGYSNKDLDPTLMKQLQEKDEQKRIDMLHDIQKTINEDVPMHPIVQMPNIVAYNKNQVSGWTNHIAGYFHFEPMTNVEVNNSKKELRGSWAETLGTMNVLGYNNETKLIHQFEMMYDKLVRINSKLEPDPKLSLATDWERPDDTTVKYKIREGHKWHDGEDVTPEDVKFTLDYIKKNKIPLYSTQWELYKSVSVDGQWVTVTFKDPIGPVHKLFSNQIPIVPKHKWESRSNPAKASVKEPVGSGPLQFDYWDKGSELSLKKYDSHWRPVKFNRRIWRIIPESSTVWSLLKKGDLNYLPYTRIGKQLNDNQNNNSIGVESAPGDGWWHFSQNTRQKGLKDPAVRQAAVHAIPKKAINKQILYGFATQGWNLVGESFGKFSNPDVKKYQKNDGVAAGQKVLEDAGYSIKNGKVQAKSSK; this is encoded by the coding sequence ATGGCAAACGATAACAAGGATGTTGGACGACGTGACTTTCTAAAATATTCGACCGCCGCTGGACTTGGGGGGATGACCGCGCTTGCGGGTTGTAGCGGTTCCGACGGCAACGGTGACGGTTCGGGCAGTTCCGGAAATACACTACCACAGTACACGTACCTGAACAACCCGGCCAACTACAACCCTGCTCGCCACGACGCGATCAACCTCATCGGCGAACAGCTCAATCAACTCGGTTTCAATACGAAGGTGCAGGTGTTCGAGTGGGGGACGCTGTACACCAAGATCACCGAGGAGTTCAACTACTCGTTCGCGACGTGGTCACGCGGTCTCGGTATCGACCCCGGTCGGCGAATGCCCGAACAGTTCCACTCGTCGAACACGGGGAAAGGTCAGGGTAATTTCACCGGCTACTCGAACAAGGACCTCGACCCGACCCTGATGAAGCAACTGCAGGAAAAGGACGAGCAAAAACGCATCGACATGCTCCACGATATTCAAAAAACCATCAACGAGGACGTGCCGATGCATCCGATCGTCCAGATGCCGAACATCGTGGCGTACAACAAAAATCAGGTCAGCGGCTGGACGAACCACATCGCGGGCTATTTCCACTTCGAGCCGATGACCAACGTCGAAGTGAACAACAGCAAGAAGGAACTTCGTGGGTCGTGGGCGGAGACGCTCGGGACGATGAACGTTCTCGGCTACAACAACGAGACGAAACTCATCCACCAGTTCGAGATGATGTACGACAAGCTCGTGCGCATCAACTCCAAGCTGGAACCCGATCCGAAACTCAGCCTGGCGACGGACTGGGAGCGCCCCGACGACACGACGGTGAAGTACAAGATTCGGGAGGGTCACAAGTGGCACGACGGCGAGGACGTGACCCCCGAGGACGTGAAGTTCACGCTCGACTACATCAAGAAGAACAAAATTCCGCTCTACTCGACGCAGTGGGAACTGTACAAATCGGTCTCCGTGGACGGACAGTGGGTGACGGTGACGTTCAAGGACCCGATCGGACCGGTCCACAAGCTATTCTCGAACCAGATTCCGATCGTTCCCAAGCACAAATGGGAAAGTCGTTCGAATCCGGCGAAAGCGTCGGTCAAAGAACCCGTCGGAAGTGGACCGCTTCAGTTCGACTACTGGGACAAGGGCAGCGAACTGAGCCTCAAAAAGTACGACAGCCACTGGCGCCCCGTCAAGTTCAACCGCAGAATCTGGCGTATCATCCCGGAGAGTTCGACTGTCTGGTCGCTGCTGAAAAAGGGCGACCTGAACTACCTGCCATACACCCGTATCGGCAAACAGCTCAACGACAATCAGAACAACAACAGTATCGGGGTCGAATCCGCACCCGGCGACGGCTGGTGGCATTTCAGCCAGAATACCCGGCAGAAAGGTCTCAAGGACCCAGCCGTCCGGCAGGCTGCCGTCCACGCGATTCCGAAGAAAGCCATCAACAAGCAGATCCTGTACGGATTCGCGACGCAAGGCTGGAACCTCGTCGGCGAGTCGTTCGGCAAGTTCAGCAACCCGGACGTCAAGAAATACCAGAAAAACGACGGCGTAGCAGCGGGACAGAAAGTGCTCGAAGACGCCGGGTACAGTATCAAAAACGGCAAGGTTCAGGCGAAGTCGTCGAAGTAA
- a CDS encoding ABC transporter permease — protein MGKLDFFVRRTLQLGLTLWAVATALFMLFRLMPGDPTSYIISPGMTPEVRQRLVDSYGLNDPLWVQYVRYIENLLTLDLGRSFKTNERVVDVLVTYLPNTLILMLTAFVVAYIIGITLGVFTGWYRGSQFEKSAVVTALVGRSVPSFWMGILVLWIFGAKLGVIPMSGMTSLGSGPKDFWGMVFSVDFLHHLIAPVIVLAFYYMGYPLLIMRNSMLETLSEDFIDLCRAKGLTERSIMFKHAARNALLPVLTAAAIAVGYAVGGSVLIETVFGWPGIGREMIRAVLRRDFPVAQGTFLVLALSVIVMNFVADLLYGVLDPRVTYD, from the coding sequence ATGGGAAAACTAGATTTCTTTGTCAGACGCACGCTCCAATTGGGGCTGACGCTATGGGCGGTCGCCACTGCGTTGTTTATGCTGTTTCGGCTCATGCCGGGGGATCCGACCTCGTACATCATCTCACCCGGGATGACGCCGGAAGTGCGACAGCGACTCGTCGATAGCTACGGGTTGAACGACCCGTTGTGGGTACAGTACGTTCGATACATCGAGAACTTGTTGACGCTCGACCTCGGTCGTTCGTTCAAAACGAACGAGCGTGTCGTGGACGTGCTCGTCACGTATCTTCCAAATACGCTCATCCTGATGCTGACCGCATTCGTCGTCGCGTACATCATCGGCATCACGCTGGGCGTGTTCACCGGCTGGTATCGCGGGAGCCAGTTCGAAAAATCCGCCGTCGTGACGGCACTCGTCGGCCGGAGCGTCCCGAGTTTCTGGATGGGCATCCTCGTCCTCTGGATATTCGGTGCCAAGTTGGGCGTCATCCCGATGAGCGGCATGACAAGCCTCGGTTCCGGTCCGAAGGACTTCTGGGGTATGGTCTTCTCGGTGGACTTCCTCCATCACCTCATCGCGCCCGTCATCGTGCTCGCGTTCTATTACATGGGCTATCCACTGCTCATCATGCGCAACAGCATGCTCGAAACACTCTCTGAGGACTTCATCGACCTTTGTCGGGCGAAGGGGTTGACGGAACGGTCGATAATGTTCAAACACGCCGCCAGAAACGCCCTGCTTCCCGTCCTGACTGCCGCGGCCATCGCGGTCGGCTACGCGGTCGGCGGGAGCGTCCTCATCGAGACGGTGTTCGGATGGCCGGGTATCGGACGGGAGATGATTCGAGCGGTGCTCAGGCGCGACTTCCCGGTCGCGCAGGGGACGTTCCTCGTCCTCGCACTGTCGGTCATCGTGATGAACTTCGTGGCCGACCTACTGTACGGCGTTCTCGACCCACGGGTGACCTATGACTGA
- a CDS encoding ABC transporter permease, which translates to MSQEHERSIFEDIEGDEDEQFSAWQRNLRLWKETVSEQFFMLVEDPMVVLAMLTLAFFGIIAAIAPWIAPYGPKDRLMTNGLFAKWVKPSFLGGDGGYILGTTAQGYDIFSQLLYGARPALMVGLVAAFMTVGLGTLVGLTAGYYGGRVDDTLMRIVDFVYGLPLLPTVIVLVTVLGPGLENIILAFVLLQWRTSARVIRALVLSLRERSFVKAAKVSGASNWRIISRHIAPNVLPMAFLYGAFAIAWAILTEAGVSFLGLGDPNSVSWGVMLQSARVYSAMTEGAWWWFVPPGVCIALVVISGFLIGRGYEEIVNPELQVEQ; encoded by the coding sequence ATGAGCCAGGAACACGAACGGTCCATATTCGAAGACATCGAGGGGGACGAAGACGAGCAGTTCAGCGCGTGGCAACGGAACCTCCGACTCTGGAAGGAGACGGTCTCGGAGCAGTTCTTCATGCTCGTCGAGGACCCGATGGTCGTTCTCGCGATGCTGACGCTCGCGTTCTTCGGTATCATCGCGGCAATCGCACCGTGGATAGCGCCGTACGGTCCGAAGGACCGCCTGATGACGAACGGATTGTTCGCCAAGTGGGTGAAGCCCTCGTTCCTCGGCGGCGACGGCGGCTACATCCTCGGGACGACGGCGCAGGGGTACGACATCTTCAGCCAACTCCTCTACGGCGCACGCCCGGCCTTGATGGTTGGCCTGGTCGCCGCGTTCATGACGGTCGGTCTCGGCACCCTCGTCGGCCTCACCGCCGGGTACTACGGCGGCCGCGTGGACGACACACTGATGCGAATCGTAGACTTCGTCTACGGGCTTCCGCTCCTCCCAACGGTCATCGTCCTCGTGACGGTGCTCGGACCGGGCCTGGAGAACATCATCCTCGCGTTCGTGTTGCTGCAGTGGCGAACCTCGGCGCGTGTTATTCGCGCGCTCGTCCTCTCGCTCCGCGAACGCTCGTTCGTCAAGGCGGCGAAGGTGTCCGGCGCGAGCAACTGGCGAATCATCTCGCGCCACATCGCGCCGAACGTCCTCCCGATGGCGTTCCTCTACGGCGCGTTCGCCATCGCGTGGGCGATTCTCACCGAAGCCGGGGTGTCGTTCCTCGGACTCGGCGACCCCAACAGCGTCTCGTGGGGCGTGATGCTCCAGAGTGCACGCGTCTACAGCGCGATGACTGAAGGCGCGTGGTGGTGGTTCGTGCCGCCAGGAGTCTGTATCGCGCTCGTGGTCATCAGCGGCTTCCTCATCGGCCGCGGCTACGAAGAAATCGTCAATCCGGAACTACAGGTCGAACAATGA